Part of the Niallia alba genome is shown below.
GTGGAGGCATTGGTGGGATACTACCCTGGCTGTATTGACATTCTAACCCGCACCCCTGATCGGGGTGGGAGACAGTGTCAGGTGGGCAGTTTGACTGGGGCGGTCGCCTCCTAAAAAGTAACGGAGGCGCCCAAAGGTTCCCTCAGAATGGTTGGAAATCATTCGTAGAGTGTAAAGGCACAAGGGAGCTTGACTGCGAGACCTACAAGTCGAGCAGGGACGAAAGTCGGGCTTAGTGATCCGGTGGTTCCGCATGGAAGGGCCATCGCTCAACGGATAAAAGCTACCCCGGGGATAACAGGCTTATCTCCCCCAAGAGTCCACATCGACGGGGAGGTTTGGCACCTCGATGTCGGCTCATCGCATCCTGGGGCTGTAGTCGGTCCCAAGGGTTGGGCTGTTCGCCCATTAAAGCGGTACGCGAGCTGGGTTCAGAACGTCGTGAGACAGTTCGGTCCCTATCCGTCGTGGGCGTAGGAAATTTGAGAGGAGCTGTCCTTAGTACGAGAGGACCGGGATGGACGCACCGCTGGTGTACCAGTTGTCTTGCCAAAGGCATCGCTGGGTAGCTATGTGCGGAAGGGATAAGTGCTGAAAGCATCTAAGCATGAAGCCCCCCTCAAGATGAGATTTCCCATAGCGTAAGCTAGTAAGATCCCTGAAAGATGATCAGGTTGATAGGTCAGAGATGGAAGCGTGGCGACATGTGGAGTTGACTGATACTAATAGATCGAGGACTTAACTAAAAAACTCTTAGCGTAAGCTAAGAAAGATTACTTATTTCTTTCTTTTACTTCATAATCTAGTTTTGAGGGAATAACCTCAAAATAAAATAGTCTGGTGGCGATAGCGAGAAGGTCACACCCGTTCCCATACCGAACACGGAAGTTAAGCTTCTCAGCGCCAATGGTAGTTGGGGGTTCTCCCCCTGTGAGAGTAGGACGTCGCCAGGCAATTAAAAAGACCTAAAGGCTTATTGCTTTTAGGTCTTTTTGTATACTATAAAAAGTGATCTTTCTAAATGAATAATGGTAGACCTGACAAATGCTCTGTTATTTTGATGAGTATATAGATGGGATACCGTTTTTAAATGAAGTTTGCTTTATAAACTTATTAAATAGATTATGCCCATTCTGCAGCCCATTTTTTCATTTCCTTTAATACACTATGAAAGGATTCTCCTTTTTCCGTAAGAGAGTATTCGACAGTAATAGGAACTGTGGGTATAGCTGTTCGAATAATAATCCCTTTCTTTTCTAAATGTTTAAGCGTTGTAGTTAAAGAATTAGGGCTTATCCCTTCAATGGACCTCCGTAATTCGTTAAAACGTTTTGTCCCTTCAAATAATTCTCTTAGCACTAGAAAAGACCATTTATTTCCGATGATATCTAGTGTTTTTTCAATTGAGCATGGAATTTCCATTCTATACCTCCTACTTAATAATTCATAGTAAGTTAAATATAAGTAACTATGTCATAAAAATTTCACTACTTACATTATTATATTAAGTCTTGTAAAATATCAATCAAGTAAACCTAGTAGAGTATTCCTTAAAATATTATGCAGCGATTTAGCAAGTTGAAATAGGAAATATACCAATTT
Proteins encoded:
- a CDS encoding winged helix-turn-helix transcriptional regulator, with amino-acid sequence MEIPCSIEKTLDIIGNKWSFLVLRELFEGTKRFNELRRSIEGISPNSLTTTLKHLEKKGIIIRTAIPTVPITVEYSLTEKGESFHSVLKEMKKWAAEWA